The proteins below come from a single Streptomyces spongiicola genomic window:
- the nrdR gene encoding transcriptional regulator NrdR has protein sequence MHCPFCRHPDSRVVDSRTTDDGTSIRRRRQCPDCSRRFTTVETASLMVIKRSGVTEPFSRTKVISGVRKACQGRPVTEDALAQLGQRVEEAVRATGSAELTTHDVGLAILGPLQELDVVAYLRFASVYRAFDSLEDFEAAITELRERRPPAGRSGPGAPHGAPEPARAAD, from the coding sequence ATGCACTGCCCCTTCTGCAGGCACCCTGACAGTCGGGTCGTCGACAGCCGGACCACGGACGACGGCACGTCGATCCGCCGCCGCCGCCAGTGCCCCGACTGCTCCCGTCGTTTCACGACGGTCGAGACGGCGTCGCTGATGGTGATCAAGCGCAGCGGGGTGACCGAGCCCTTCAGCCGAACCAAGGTCATCTCCGGCGTGCGCAAGGCGTGCCAGGGGCGGCCCGTCACCGAGGACGCGCTCGCCCAGCTCGGCCAGCGGGTCGAGGAGGCGGTGCGCGCCACCGGCAGTGCCGAGCTGACCACCCACGACGTGGGTCTGGCCATACTCGGTCCCCTGCAGGAACTCGACGTCGTCGCGTACCTGCGCTTCGCGTCCGTGTACCGGGCGTTCGACTCGCTCGAGGACTTCGAGGCCGCCATCACGGAACTCCGTGAGCGGCGGCCGCCCGCAGGGCGGAGCGGGCCCGGTGCGCCGCACGGGGCCCCCGAGCCCGCCAGAGCCGCCGACTGA
- a CDS encoding diaminobutyrate--2-oxoglutarate transaminase family protein yields the protein MAVTEPAPPAQPAAYEGILRRQSLRESAARTYARSLPIVPVRARGLTIEGADGRRYLDCLSGAGTLALGHNHPVVLEAIKKVLASGAPLHVLDLATPVKDAFTTELFATLPRPLADDARIQFCGPAGTDAVEAALKLVRTATGRTGLLAFTGAYHGMTAGALDASGGAADVRVARLPYPRDYRCPFGVGGERGAELAARWTENLLDDPMSGVPAPAGMILEPVQGEGGVIPAPDGWLRRMRELTAARSIPLIADEVQTGVGRTGAFWAVEHSGVVPDVMVLSKAIGGSLPLAVIVYRADLDVWRPGAHAGTFRGNQLAMAAGAATLAFVRENRLAERAATLGARMLRRLQGLAAAHRRVGDVRGRGLMIGVELVQPDIGVPQAGVPQAGVPQAGVPQTGVPQADPVLAAAVQRECLRRGLIVELGGRHSGVVRLLPPLTLTDEQAEAVLDRFADSLEAAVRAPHRRNDTGPSL from the coding sequence GTGGCCGTGACCGAACCCGCTCCGCCGGCACAGCCCGCCGCGTACGAAGGCATCCTGCGCCGCCAGTCGCTCCGCGAGTCGGCGGCGCGGACCTACGCCCGCTCGCTGCCCATCGTCCCGGTGCGCGCCAGGGGGCTGACGATCGAGGGGGCGGACGGACGGCGCTATCTCGACTGCCTCTCGGGCGCCGGGACCCTCGCCCTCGGCCACAACCACCCCGTGGTCCTGGAAGCGATCAAGAAGGTGCTCGCCTCCGGAGCGCCGCTGCACGTCCTCGATCTCGCCACCCCGGTCAAGGACGCCTTCACCACCGAGCTGTTCGCCACACTGCCGCGGCCACTCGCCGACGACGCCCGTATCCAGTTCTGCGGGCCGGCCGGCACGGACGCCGTCGAGGCCGCTCTCAAGCTGGTCCGCACCGCGACGGGCCGCACCGGGCTGCTGGCGTTCACCGGCGCCTACCACGGCATGACGGCCGGGGCGCTGGACGCCTCCGGGGGTGCCGCCGACGTCCGGGTGGCGCGGCTGCCCTACCCGCGGGACTACCGCTGCCCCTTCGGGGTCGGTGGCGAACGCGGTGCCGAACTCGCCGCCCGCTGGACCGAGAACCTGCTGGACGACCCCATGAGCGGTGTCCCCGCACCCGCCGGAATGATCCTCGAACCGGTGCAGGGCGAGGGCGGTGTCATCCCCGCCCCGGACGGCTGGCTGCGGCGGATGCGCGAGCTCACCGCGGCCCGTTCCATCCCGCTGATCGCCGACGAGGTGCAGACCGGGGTGGGCCGCACCGGAGCCTTCTGGGCGGTCGAGCACAGCGGGGTCGTCCCCGATGTGATGGTGCTGTCCAAGGCCATCGGCGGCTCCCTTCCCCTCGCCGTGATCGTCTACCGTGCCGACCTGGACGTCTGGCGGCCCGGCGCCCACGCCGGCACCTTCCGGGGCAACCAGCTCGCCATGGCCGCCGGCGCGGCCACCCTGGCCTTCGTCCGGGAGAACCGGCTCGCGGAGCGGGCCGCCACCCTCGGCGCGCGCATGCTGAGGCGGCTCCAGGGCCTCGCCGCGGCCCACCGCCGCGTGGGCGACGTACGCGGCCGGGGGCTGATGATCGGCGTGGAGCTGGTCCAACCCGACATCGGCGTCCCGCAGGCCGGCGTCCCGCAGGCCGGCGTCCCGCAGGCCGGCGTCCCGCAGACCGGTGTTCCGCAGGCCGACCCCGTCCTGGCCGCCGCCGTACAGCGGGAGTGCCTGCGCCGCGGGCTCATCGTCGAACTCGGCGGACGCCACTCCGGGGTCGTCCGTCTGCTGCCTCCCCTCACGCTCACCGACGAACAGGCCGAGGCGGTCCTCGACCGCTTCGCCGACTCCCTGGAAGCGGCCGTGCGCGCACCGCACCGCCGCAACGACACCGGACCGTCTCTGTGA
- a CDS encoding IucA/IucC family protein, with protein MNRTPAAGTPKPDRSPTTGHHHGRSTTAAPAAVEAGTVPRQSPGSPDDEGAGPGAEAPPAPAAAPAAAPPFGAADPLDHPDPLAAADAGTVENLLRCWVRENDLPEPGGDRLRIPLHASDTALLVPVLHWSPAGWHRFGPPVLEGAPADAPSADAVTVAVLLTREPGGDGAGPRPGGPRGDGAGRRPEAVDLVGRVADSVLRTAAFIDDRRRRPAPRHGSDLFLTAEQSLILGHPLHPTPKSREGLSEAEARLYSPELYGSFPLHWLAVDRSVLAGDSAWTEEGRTVPAERITSRLAAGLRLPPGTAALPLHPWQAREVAHRPEAAALFDAGLLHDLGPAGEPWHPTSSVRTVHRSGAPAMLKLSLGVRITNSRRENLRKELHRGVEVHRLLRSGLGTQWRTAHPRFDIVRDPAWLAVDTPDGAPLTGLDVMIRHNPFGPGDDAVCLAGLTAPRPWPGRRGVHSRLAEVIGVLATRTGRPGSAVAAEWFLRYLDQVVRPVLWLDATAGVALEAHQQNTLVILDPQGWPAGGRYRDNQGYYFRESRRAELDRRLPGIGALSDTFVDDAVTDERFAYYLGINNVLGLIGAFGSQRLADERMLLAGFRRFLGAVRHLGTPLPALLLDSPVLRCKANLLTRLHGLDELVGPVDTQSVYVTVANPLRS; from the coding sequence GTGAACCGCACCCCCGCCGCCGGCACCCCGAAACCCGACCGCAGTCCCACCACGGGCCACCACCACGGGCGGAGCACGACGGCCGCCCCCGCCGCCGTCGAGGCGGGGACGGTACCGCGGCAGTCGCCCGGGTCACCCGACGACGAAGGCGCCGGTCCCGGGGCCGAGGCACCGCCGGCCCCGGCGGCGGCGCCCGCCGCGGCTCCGCCGTTCGGAGCGGCCGACCCGCTGGACCACCCCGACCCCCTGGCGGCCGCCGACGCCGGCACCGTGGAGAACCTCCTGCGCTGCTGGGTCCGGGAGAACGACCTCCCGGAGCCCGGCGGCGACCGCCTGCGCATCCCGCTCCACGCCAGCGATACCGCCCTGCTGGTGCCGGTCCTCCACTGGTCCCCCGCCGGCTGGCACCGCTTCGGCCCGCCCGTACTGGAGGGCGCGCCGGCGGACGCGCCCTCCGCCGACGCCGTCACCGTCGCGGTCCTCCTCACCCGTGAGCCGGGTGGTGACGGTGCCGGCCCCCGCCCCGGCGGCCCGCGGGGAGACGGCGCGGGACGCCGTCCGGAAGCGGTCGACCTGGTCGGCCGCGTCGCGGACTCCGTCCTCCGCACGGCCGCGTTCATCGACGACCGGCGGCGGCGCCCCGCGCCCCGGCACGGGTCCGACCTGTTCCTGACCGCCGAGCAGTCGCTGATCCTGGGCCATCCGCTGCACCCCACCCCCAAGAGCCGCGAAGGGCTCTCCGAGGCCGAGGCACGTCTCTACTCACCGGAGCTCTACGGCTCCTTCCCCCTCCACTGGCTCGCCGTCGACCGGTCCGTACTGGCCGGCGACTCGGCCTGGACGGAGGAAGGCCGCACGGTGCCCGCCGAGCGGATCACCTCCCGGCTCGCGGCCGGCCTCCGCCTCCCTCCCGGCACCGCCGCCCTGCCGCTGCACCCCTGGCAGGCACGCGAGGTGGCCCACCGGCCGGAAGCCGCCGCGCTGTTCGACGCGGGCCTGCTCCACGACCTGGGCCCGGCCGGCGAACCCTGGCATCCCACCTCCTCCGTCCGCACCGTGCACCGGTCCGGCGCGCCGGCCATGCTCAAGCTCTCCCTCGGCGTACGCATCACCAACTCCCGCCGTGAGAACCTCCGCAAGGAACTCCACCGGGGCGTGGAGGTGCACCGCCTTCTCCGCAGCGGCCTGGGCACGCAGTGGCGGACCGCGCACCCCCGCTTCGACATCGTCCGCGACCCGGCATGGCTCGCCGTGGACACCCCGGACGGAGCGCCGCTGACCGGACTCGACGTCATGATCCGGCACAACCCGTTCGGCCCCGGGGACGACGCGGTCTGCCTCGCGGGCCTCACCGCCCCCCGGCCCTGGCCGGGCCGCAGGGGCGTCCACTCGCGCCTCGCCGAGGTCATCGGCGTGCTCGCCACCCGGACGGGCCGCCCCGGCAGCGCCGTCGCCGCCGAGTGGTTCCTGCGCTACCTCGACCAGGTCGTGCGCCCGGTGCTCTGGCTGGACGCCACGGCGGGCGTCGCCCTTGAGGCACACCAGCAGAACACCCTGGTGATCCTCGATCCCCAGGGCTGGCCCGCCGGCGGCCGCTACCGCGACAACCAGGGGTACTACTTCCGGGAGTCGCGCCGTGCCGAACTCGACCGCCGGCTTCCGGGCATCGGCGCGCTCAGCGACACCTTCGTCGACGACGCCGTCACGGACGAACGCTTCGCCTACTACCTCGGCATCAACAACGTCCTCGGTCTCATCGGCGCCTTCGGGTCCCAGCGGCTCGCCGACGAGCGCATGCTCCTCGCCGGGTTCCGCCGCTTCCTCGGCGCCGTCCGCCACCTCGGTACTCCGCTGCCGGCGCTGCTCCTGGACAGCCCGGTCCTGCGCTGCAAGGCGAACCTGCTCACCCGGCTCCACGGCCTCGACGAACTGGTCGGCCCGGTCGACACGCAGTCCGTCTACGTCACCGTCGCCAACCCGCTGCGCTCCTGA
- the lexA gene encoding transcriptional repressor LexA, whose protein sequence is MTTTADSATITAQDRSQSRFEPVHAMNDAATTPEGAEPARPARSLPGRPPGIRADSSGLTDRQRRVIEVIRDSVQRRGYPPSMREIGQAVGLSSTSSVAHQLMALERKGFLRRDPHRPRAYEVRGSDQPATQPTDTTGKPAASYVPLVGRIAAGGPILAEESVEDVFPLPRQLVGDGELFVLKVVGDSMIEAAICDGDWVTVRRQPVAENGDIVAAMLDGEATVKRFKREDGHVWLLPHNAAYQPIPGDEATILGKVVAVLRRV, encoded by the coding sequence GTGACCACCACCGCTGACAGTGCCACCATCACTGCCCAGGACCGCTCCCAGAGCCGATTCGAGCCGGTGCATGCCATGAATGACGCAGCCACGACCCCGGAGGGCGCCGAGCCCGCGCGCCCCGCTCGCTCGCTGCCCGGTCGGCCTCCGGGGATTCGCGCGGACAGCTCGGGCCTCACGGACCGACAGCGCAGGGTCATCGAGGTCATCCGCGACTCGGTGCAGCGCCGCGGATACCCGCCGTCGATGCGTGAGATCGGCCAGGCGGTGGGCCTGTCCAGCACGTCGTCCGTGGCGCATCAGCTGATGGCGCTGGAGCGGAAGGGCTTCCTCCGCCGCGACCCGCACCGGCCCCGGGCCTACGAGGTGCGCGGTTCGGACCAGCCGGCCACACAGCCCACGGACACCACGGGCAAGCCCGCGGCCTCGTATGTGCCGCTGGTCGGCCGAATCGCCGCCGGTGGCCCCATCCTCGCCGAGGAGTCGGTCGAGGACGTCTTCCCCCTCCCCCGCCAGCTGGTCGGCGACGGCGAGCTGTTCGTCCTGAAGGTCGTCGGAGACTCGATGATCGAGGCTGCGATCTGCGACGGCGACTGGGTCACCGTCCGCCGCCAGCCGGTCGCGGAGAACGGCGACATCGTCGCGGCCATGCTGGACGGCGAGGCCACGGTCAAGCGCTTCAAGCGTGAGGACGGCCACGTATGGCTCCTCCCCCACAACGCGGCGTATCAGCCGATCCCCGGTGACGAGGCGACCATCCTCGGCAAGGTGGTGGCGGTGCTCCGGCGGGTGTGA
- a CDS encoding IucA/IucC family protein: MPKSPAAPDSGEPSALLAPAELNPETWHRASTRLLAKMLGEFAYEEIVEPVPRGRGDGYTLRLDDGQNLSFRARRGAYGGWRVVPGSVRCDGAPFSDPLRFLAEARHLLALDGATLGHLVRELSTTLAADCRLDSTALPAARLADLDYASLEGHQTGHPWLVLNKGRLGFSARDAARWAPEARTPARLPWIAVSTRLAAYRGVPGLDTPERLYASELDTPVRDAFTAALRDRGHDPAGFLYLPVHPWQWDHVLLPLYAPSIARGEIVPLTTDGDLRLPQQSIRTFLNTSRPDRHTVKLPLSVLNTLVWRGLPTQRTLAAPAVTSWVHGVRHADPFLRDECGVVLLGEVASVTVEHPHYDRLPEVPYQYRELLGAIWREPLRLPAGERARTLASLLHTDPAGRAFTAELVARSGLPAATWLRHLFAALLPPLLHFLYRYGTVFSPHGENAIVVFDGQDVPVRLAIKDFVDDVNVCARPLPELDAMPEDVRAVLLTEEPAFLTQFIHSGLFIGVFRYLAPLCEEQLGVAEAGFWSLVRAEILRHQSRFPGLNDRYELFDLLTPRIERLCLNRNRLHLDGYRDRSERPHAAVHGTVRNPLSTL; this comes from the coding sequence GTGCCGAAGTCCCCCGCCGCCCCAGACTCCGGCGAGCCGTCCGCCCTGCTCGCGCCTGCCGAACTCAACCCGGAGACCTGGCACCGGGCGTCCACCCGCCTGCTCGCCAAGATGCTCGGCGAGTTCGCCTACGAAGAGATCGTCGAGCCGGTGCCCCGGGGGCGCGGCGACGGCTACACGCTCCGCCTCGACGACGGGCAGAACCTCTCCTTCCGGGCCCGGCGCGGTGCCTACGGCGGCTGGCGGGTGGTACCCGGCTCCGTCCGGTGCGACGGCGCCCCCTTCTCCGACCCGCTGCGGTTCCTGGCCGAGGCCCGCCATCTCCTCGCGCTCGACGGCGCCACGCTCGGACACCTCGTACGCGAACTGAGTACGACCCTGGCCGCCGACTGCAGGCTCGACAGCACCGCACTCCCCGCGGCACGCCTCGCGGACCTGGACTACGCCTCCCTGGAAGGCCACCAGACCGGTCACCCCTGGCTCGTCCTCAACAAGGGACGCCTCGGCTTCTCGGCGCGCGACGCCGCACGCTGGGCCCCTGAAGCACGCACCCCGGCGCGGCTGCCCTGGATCGCCGTCAGTACCCGTCTCGCCGCCTACCGGGGCGTGCCGGGCCTCGACACCCCCGAGCGCCTCTACGCCTCGGAACTCGACACCCCGGTCCGTGACGCCTTCACGGCCGCGCTGCGGGACCGCGGCCACGACCCCGCCGGGTTCCTCTACCTGCCCGTGCACCCCTGGCAGTGGGACCATGTGCTGCTGCCCCTCTACGCCCCCTCGATCGCCCGCGGCGAGATCGTCCCGCTCACCACGGACGGCGACCTCCGGCTGCCCCAGCAGTCCATCCGCACCTTCCTCAACACCAGCCGCCCCGACCGCCACACCGTCAAGCTCCCGCTCTCCGTGCTCAACACCCTCGTCTGGCGCGGGCTGCCCACCCAACGCACGCTCGCCGCACCCGCCGTCACCTCATGGGTGCACGGGGTGCGCCACGCCGACCCCTTCCTCCGCGACGAGTGCGGGGTGGTCCTGCTGGGCGAGGTCGCCTCCGTCACCGTCGAGCACCCGCACTACGACCGGCTGCCCGAAGTGCCCTACCAGTACCGGGAACTGCTCGGCGCCATCTGGCGGGAGCCCCTGCGGCTGCCCGCGGGGGAGCGCGCCCGCACCCTCGCCTCGCTGCTGCACACCGACCCCGCGGGGCGCGCCTTCACGGCCGAACTCGTCGCACGCTCCGGGCTGCCGGCCGCCACATGGCTGCGCCACCTCTTCGCGGCCCTGCTACCGCCCCTGCTGCACTTCCTCTACCGCTACGGCACGGTGTTCTCCCCGCACGGGGAGAACGCCATCGTCGTCTTCGACGGCCAGGACGTGCCCGTACGGCTGGCGATCAAGGATTTCGTCGACGATGTGAACGTCTGCGCCCGGCCGCTGCCGGAACTGGACGCCATGCCCGAGGACGTGCGCGCGGTCCTGCTCACCGAGGAGCCGGCCTTCCTCACCCAGTTCATCCACTCCGGTCTCTTCATCGGTGTGTTCCGCTATCTCGCCCCACTGTGCGAGGAGCAGCTGGGCGTCGCCGAGGCCGGGTTCTGGTCGCTGGTACGCGCCGAGATCCTGCGCCACCAGTCCCGCTTCCCCGGACTCAACGACCGCTATGAGCTGTTCGACCTGCTCACTCCGCGGATCGAGCGCCTCTGCCTGAACCGCAACCGGCTCCACCTCGACGGCTACCGCGACCGCTCCGAGCGCCCGCATGCCGCCGTCCACGGCACGGTCCGCAACCCCCTGAGCACGTTGTGA
- a CDS encoding ATP-dependent DNA helicase, with protein MTKPSLPELLHAAVTAVGGVERPGQVAMAESVSEAIDDGSHLLIQAGTGTGKSLGYLVPALAHGDRVVVATATLALQRQLVERDLPRTVEALHPLLRRRPEFAMLKGRSNYLCLHRLHEGVPQEEGDGLFDPHPAFGTGDAASATGPTGKLGQDLMRLRDWSDETETGDRDDLTPGVSDRAWSQVSVSSRECLGASKCAYGAECFAEMARERARLAEVVVTNHALLAIDAIEGAPVLPQHEVLIVDEAHELVSRVTGVATGELTPGQVNRAVRRAAKLVDEKAADQLQTAAEGFERLMELALPGRLDEIPEDLGYALLALRDAARTVISVLGATRDTSVPDEDAVRKQALASVESVHEVAERISNGSESDVVWYERHDRFGASLRVAPLSVSGLLREKLFADRSVVLTSATLRLGGDFNVVGASLGLAPEGAEGDDLPVWKGVDVGSPFDYPRQGILYVAKHLSRPVRDGGREDMLDELTELIQAAGGRTLGLFSSMRAAQLAAEELRSRIPEFPILLQGEETLGELIRSFAADPRTCLFGTLSLWQGVDVPGPSCQLVAMDKIPFPRPDDPLMSARQKAEEESGGSGFMAVAATHAALLMAQGAGRLVRATADRGVVAVLDQRLATARYGSYLKASLPDFWYTTDRNQVRRSLAAIDEAAKAEGK; from the coding sequence ATGACGAAGCCATCCCTCCCCGAACTCCTCCACGCAGCCGTCACCGCCGTCGGCGGAGTCGAGCGGCCCGGCCAGGTCGCCATGGCCGAGTCCGTCTCGGAGGCCATCGACGACGGGTCGCACCTGCTCATCCAGGCCGGCACCGGCACGGGCAAGTCGCTCGGGTATCTGGTGCCCGCCCTGGCCCACGGGGACCGGGTGGTGGTCGCCACGGCGACGCTCGCGCTGCAGCGCCAGCTCGTCGAGCGGGACCTTCCGAGGACGGTGGAGGCCCTCCACCCGCTGCTTCGCCGCAGACCGGAGTTCGCCATGCTCAAAGGCCGGTCGAACTACCTCTGCCTGCACCGGCTCCACGAGGGCGTCCCCCAGGAGGAGGGGGACGGGCTCTTCGACCCTCACCCGGCCTTCGGTACGGGGGACGCGGCCTCGGCCACCGGCCCCACCGGCAAGCTGGGCCAGGACCTGATGCGCCTGCGCGACTGGTCGGACGAGACGGAGACCGGTGACCGGGACGACCTCACCCCCGGCGTGTCCGACCGGGCGTGGTCGCAGGTCTCCGTGTCCTCCCGGGAGTGCCTCGGCGCGAGCAAGTGCGCCTACGGGGCGGAGTGCTTCGCGGAGATGGCGCGGGAGCGCGCCAGGCTCGCCGAGGTGGTCGTGACGAACCACGCCCTGCTCGCGATCGACGCGATCGAGGGCGCTCCGGTGCTTCCGCAGCACGAGGTCCTGATCGTGGACGAGGCCCATGAGCTGGTCTCGCGGGTCACCGGGGTCGCCACGGGCGAACTCACCCCCGGCCAGGTCAACCGCGCGGTGCGGCGCGCGGCCAAGCTGGTCGACGAGAAGGCGGCCGACCAGCTCCAGACGGCCGCCGAGGGCTTCGAGAGGCTGATGGAGCTGGCGCTGCCCGGCCGCCTCGACGAGATCCCCGAGGACCTGGGGTACGCGCTACTGGCGCTGCGCGACGCCGCCCGCACGGTGATCTCCGTGCTGGGCGCCACCCGCGACACGTCCGTGCCGGACGAGGACGCCGTCCGCAAGCAGGCGCTCGCCTCGGTCGAGTCCGTGCACGAGGTCGCCGAGCGGATCAGCAACGGATCCGAGTCCGACGTGGTCTGGTACGAGCGCCACGACCGCTTCGGGGCGTCCCTGCGTGTGGCCCCGCTCTCGGTGTCGGGCCTGCTGCGGGAGAAGCTCTTCGCCGACCGCTCGGTGGTGCTCACCTCCGCGACGCTCAGACTGGGCGGTGACTTCAACGTCGTGGGTGCGTCGCTCGGGCTGGCACCCGAGGGGGCCGAGGGCGATGACCTGCCTGTCTGGAAGGGCGTCGATGTCGGCTCCCCGTTCGACTACCCAAGGCAGGGCATCCTCTATGTCGCGAAGCACCTGTCGCGCCCCGTCAGGGACGGCGGGCGGGAGGACATGCTCGACGAACTCACCGAGCTGATCCAGGCGGCCGGCGGTCGCACGCTCGGTCTGTTCTCCTCGATGCGCGCCGCCCAGCTCGCGGCCGAGGAACTGCGTTCCCGCATCCCCGAGTTCCCGATCCTGCTCCAGGGCGAGGAAACCCTCGGCGAACTCATCAGGAGCTTCGCGGCCGATCCCCGGACGTGCCTGTTCGGCACGCTCTCCCTCTGGCAGGGGGTCGATGTCCCCGGTCCGAGCTGCCAGCTGGTGGCGATGGACAAGATTCCGTTCCCACGCCCCGACGATCCGCTGATGAGCGCGCGGCAGAAGGCGGAGGAGGAGTCCGGCGGCAGCGGGTTCATGGCCGTCGCGGCTACCCATGCGGCGCTGCTGATGGCCCAGGGCGCTGGCCGGCTGGTGCGGGCCACCGCGGACCGCGGTGTGGTCGCCGTGCTCGACCAGCGACTCGCCACGGCGCGGTACGGGAGCTATCTGAAGGCGTCACTGCCCGACTTCTGGTACACCACGGACCGTAACCAGGTGCGCCGTTCCCTCGCGGCCATCGACGAGGCGGCGAAGGCCGAGGGGAAGTAG
- a CDS encoding GNAT family N-acetyltransferase, producing the protein MSHTEASAETDGPDSTPSGGGGVEDTLELRLPGELVALSGQDRPSRAEAPTGREPQDTTPHGASGGQNPRDRPFPRGDLLDALAEWGAVATPAGRFQLVPVRIDRDLQLVSRWMNDPAVAAFWELAGPESVTEHHLGGQLAGDGRSIPCLGVLDGVPKGYFEIYRADLDPLARHYPARPHDTGIHLLIGGVADRGRGLGTALLRAAADHVLDHRPHCARVVAEPDLRNTPSVSAFLSAGFRFSAEVDLPDKRAALMVRDRALSKVL; encoded by the coding sequence ATGTCGCACACCGAAGCGAGCGCCGAGACGGACGGCCCCGACAGCACCCCCTCCGGCGGCGGTGGCGTGGAGGACACCCTCGAACTGCGACTGCCCGGCGAACTCGTGGCGCTCTCCGGACAGGACCGGCCGTCCCGCGCCGAGGCACCGACCGGCCGGGAACCGCAGGACACCACCCCCCACGGCGCCTCCGGCGGACAGAACCCCCGCGACCGTCCGTTCCCCCGCGGGGACCTGCTCGACGCCCTCGCCGAGTGGGGCGCGGTCGCCACCCCCGCCGGCCGGTTCCAGCTGGTGCCCGTCCGGATCGACCGGGATCTGCAACTCGTCAGCCGCTGGATGAACGACCCCGCCGTCGCGGCCTTCTGGGAGCTGGCCGGACCGGAGTCCGTCACCGAGCACCATCTCGGCGGCCAGCTTGCGGGGGACGGCCGCAGCATCCCCTGCCTCGGCGTCCTCGACGGCGTGCCGAAGGGCTACTTCGAGATCTACCGAGCCGACCTCGACCCGCTCGCGCGCCACTACCCCGCCCGGCCCCACGACACCGGCATCCACCTCCTGATCGGGGGCGTCGCCGACCGCGGCCGCGGTCTCGGCACGGCCCTGCTCCGGGCCGCGGCCGACCACGTACTCGACCACCGCCCCCACTGCGCACGCGTCGTCGCCGAACCCGACCTGCGCAACACCCCCTCCGTCTCCGCCTTCCTCAGTGCCGGCTTCCGCTTCTCCGCGGAAGTCGACCTGCCCGACAAGCGGGCCGCGCTCATGGTCCGCGACCGGGCACTGAGCAAGGTGCTGTGA
- a CDS encoding trypsin-like serine peptidase — MRPNRPIFAARRAGNAARRPALAAAALAAALALTATACGSGGDGAVDGPGASAAAGGTADGKITIPDDLKDRLREHGIDLDKWRDGKWKDWDRETWLREAKDFVNPIIEDLWNPDRMREAEEPDKRVAEEDVPGDGGVTDPAPRPVEAAAVAAPYHGSAPEAGKVFFDGPKGSMVCSATVVKDPANPGESNLVWTAGHCVHAGGEGGWYRNIAFVPSYNDSAKTSTEGDSREEMAPYGVWWGDWAGTSEEWISQGAATGGRGAPYDFAVIHVTPEKGGDGKSLEETVGSALPVDFDAPAVADIASMRATGFPASPPFDGERMFQCEDRPGRLTLRAEEPTMYRIGCTMTGGSSGGGWVAAGRDGRPALVSNTSIGPATAGWLAGPRLGEEAEAVYEAVSARFAGR, encoded by the coding sequence ATGCGACCCAATCGCCCGATATTCGCGGCACGCCGGGCGGGGAACGCCGCTCGCAGACCGGCGCTCGCGGCGGCCGCGCTGGCCGCCGCGCTCGCGCTGACGGCAACGGCCTGCGGCTCGGGTGGGGACGGCGCGGTGGACGGGCCGGGCGCCTCGGCGGCGGCGGGCGGCACGGCCGACGGGAAGATCACCATTCCGGACGACCTCAAGGACCGGCTCCGGGAGCACGGGATCGACCTGGACAAGTGGCGCGACGGGAAGTGGAAGGACTGGGACAGGGAAACCTGGCTCCGCGAGGCCAAGGACTTCGTCAACCCCATCATCGAGGACCTCTGGAACCCGGACCGGATGCGCGAGGCCGAGGAGCCCGACAAGCGGGTCGCGGAGGAGGACGTCCCCGGTGACGGGGGTGTCACCGACCCGGCGCCGCGGCCGGTCGAGGCGGCGGCGGTGGCCGCGCCCTACCACGGGAGCGCCCCCGAGGCCGGGAAGGTCTTCTTCGACGGCCCCAAGGGCTCGATGGTCTGCTCCGCGACCGTGGTGAAGGATCCGGCGAACCCCGGAGAATCCAACCTGGTATGGACCGCGGGGCACTGCGTCCACGCGGGCGGGGAGGGCGGCTGGTACCGCAACATCGCCTTCGTGCCGTCCTACAACGACAGCGCCAAGACCTCCACCGAGGGCGACTCGAGGGAGGAGATGGCCCCCTACGGCGTCTGGTGGGGCGACTGGGCGGGGACCTCCGAGGAGTGGATATCGCAGGGCGCGGCGACGGGCGGCCGGGGCGCGCCGTACGACTTCGCCGTGATCCATGTGACGCCCGAGAAGGGCGGCGACGGCAAGTCCCTGGAGGAGACGGTCGGTTCGGCACTCCCGGTCGACTTCGACGCTCCGGCCGTGGCGGACATCGCCAGTATGAGGGCGACCGGCTTCCCGGCGTCGCCGCCGTTCGACGGCGAGCGGATGTTCCAGTGCGAGGACCGGCCGGGCCGGCTGACGCTGAGGGCGGAGGAGCCGACGATGTACCGCATCGGCTGCACCATGACCGGTGGTTCGTCCGGTGGCGGCTGGGTCGCGGCGGGCAGGGACGGCAGGCCCGCGCTGGTCTCCAACACCTCGATAGGCCCGGCGACGGCGGGCTGGCT